The following is a genomic window from Synechococcus sp. JA-2-3B'a(2-13).
ATCGGGCTACCGGCACTGACACCAAACCTCTGAGCAAAGGTGTCCACATCGCAGCCCCTCTGCAGGTCAGGTTCGACCGGTGGACGGTCATAGCTGGCCTTGGGGCCAAAGCGGTTGTCGGCCCGGTAAACATCGTCCACGTAGGGGGGGCAGGTCTGGTCGGACCGAAAGCCGCCAGCTTTAATCCGGCCAGGGTTCTCCCTCTCTTGGGCGTCAGGGTTCTCCCTCCTTCTGAGAGGAGAATTTGCCCATCCTGTTGCATCTTGGGCGTAGGTTCCGCGGGTGCGAATGCGGCCAAAAAGCTGGAGCTCCAGCGGATCCAGAGCTACCATTTCGGGGGCTGCCGAGTTCTGAACTGAATCGAAATTGAGGTTATTCAGGCGGGGAAGCGGCACACTTGGCGGTACATTCGCCTCCCTAGGGTGGGCATCAAAAATTAGGGTGTCGCTCGCCTCCTGTCCGGCGTAGCCAATGGCCCCTGCCACCAGCTCTCCATAGGCTGTAATTTCCGAGTTTTCCGGCGGCATGTAGAAGCAAGACTGCTCCGAGCTGATGGTGAAAGCCCGGAACAAGTTGTTGGCAGTGTACCGGAAGAAAAGGCTACCGCCTGCGTAGATAGCACCGTTCCAGTTGTAGCCAGGAGTAAAGAAAAACTCCACGTCGCCGCGGTTGAAAATTCCCCACTTGTTCAGCAGATCCCGCCGCCGATCTTGCTGAAACTGCAGAGCCGAAACGGCGCGGGTGGTGGAGTCGGCCCCCTCAATGGGAAGAGTAACTGCATAGACCTGAAAGGGCTTTTGCAAAGATGAGCCCACCTGGAACCAGTCCCCCACGTTGGGGTTGACCGTCTGTTCAGCCGGAGAATCGGTACACCCCGCCAAGGCCGAACCCTGCAGTGGCCCACCGCGGATCACCAGTCGCCGCGCCCGCTCAGTATCGGAAATGTTTTCCTCAAAGTCCTGGAGGTTCCTTTGCCCCGTAACCGGCGCTCGGCGGTTGTACAGAATGGTGTAGGCGGTAACGGAGTCGTCGATCCCGTTGTTGTCGGTATCCACCAAGAACCACCAGACTGGGGCTTGCCGCTGCACTTCAATTCCCTGGCTCCGATTCTGGGGATCCCGAACAAGGGCGCTGTAGTTCAGCAAAAAGCGCCGCTCATCGGGAAGGGTATAGGGATCCGAGGGCTCTGCAGGCACCAATGCGCCATCGTTGAGCAGCGCAGAGGTGAATTGGGCATCGGTGGGGGCACTGTTGGGCAGGCGGCGATCCCGAATGAGGTTGTCAATCTTGGCCCTGGCCCGGTCGATGGCAGCATTCAGTTGCCGGCTGATGGTCAGCTCCGCCCGTTCCACCTGGGTTTGGATGGTGCGCTGGGTAGAGCGGGTCAGCAGCCCTACCGTCACCAAGCTCAAGACCAGCACGATCAAAACAGCGACCGGCAGGACAAAGCCCCGCTCTCGGATCTTGCGCCGATCCACCCGTGCTTTCAAAGAGGCGAGCAAGCGCAGGGTGAGCTTGAGCAGCAGCGGGGAAGGAGCAGACATGGCCGTATCTCAGATAACGCAGGTGAGAAGGGGCACTTGGGCAGATGCCAAGATAGCAACAGTATGCAAGGGATCCGGAGTTTCGGACATCCCCACCGCTGGGGGGAGCTGCCAGCCCCCTCTCTGCAAGATTCTTAAGAATCCTCAATATCCTTTCACAAAATCCCCAGTTGTTGCGCCTTGAGGAGGGCGGTGACGCGGTCGCTGGCATCCAGCTTGCGGTAGGCGGTGCTGGCGTATTCTTTGACAGTTTCGATGCTCAGGCCCAGGCGGCGGGCAATCTGCTTGTTGGCCAGGCCCTCTTTCATCAGTTGCAGCACACACAGCTCGCGGGGGGTGAGCTTGGGCAGCTCCTGTCGGGCAGGCAGCCAGTCTCGTTCGGGGTTGGACAAAATCTGACGGATGACGCGGGCCAATTCCGCCGGGTCGGTCTCTTTGGAAAGGTAGCCTTTGGCCCCGGCGCGGCGGGCTGCCTCAATCAGACCCGGCTCCTGAAAGGTGGTCATCATCACCACCACCACCGGCAGGCCCAGCTCGGTGATTTGCTGGCAGGCGGCGATCCCATCCCCATCCGGCATGCGCACATCCAAAATGGCCACGTCGATGGGGCAACTGCGGCAGTACTGAACGGCCTGGGATCCCGTCTCGGCTTCGGCCACCACCTCAAATCCTTGCGCTTGCAGGGCAAACTTCAGCCCCAGCCGGAAGAGGGGATGATCGTCGGCAATGAGAACGCGGACAGGGGAAGTCATGGCAGGGGATCCCAGCCGAGGGGGTGCTGGTTTTAATCTGCCCAAGGGGGGATCCCAAATAAAGCGCCCTCACCCCCAGCCCCTCTCCCTTGGGGAGAGGGGGGTTATGGCTTCACCAAGACCATGCCGCGGGCCTGGGGGTCAAAGGTGGGATCCAGCCGGGTTTGGGCATTGTACAGGGCGCCGGTCAGATCCGCCCCCTCCAGAAAAGCGCCTCGCAGGTCGGCCCCCCGCAGATCGGCATTGTGTAACTTGGCCCCTGTGAGGTCGGCGCGGGTGAGGATGGCTCGACGCAAGTCGGCCCCGCTTAAGTTGGCCACCTGCAGATTGGCACCCGTCAGATCTGTCTGCTGCAGGTTGGCCTGCGCCAGATCGGCTTCCCACAAGAAAGCCCCTGCCTGAGCTGAGCCACTCAGATTGGCCCCTCTCAAATCGGCCAGATTGAGGATTGCTTGGGAGAGGTCGGCAGCTTGGAGATTGGCCTGTCTGAGGATCGCTTCTTTCAGGTTGGCCCCACTGAGGTCAGCTCCCGGCAGTTCTGCCCCCGTTAGGTTGCAGGCGGGGCAATCTTTGCTGGGAAAAACAATTTGGGAGCGGCCCAGTTGGGCATCCAACTCCAGTTGGGCAAAGGCCGCAGCCGTCGGGATCCCCAGCGCCAACAGCGCTCCCGACCAGAGGCGACTTCCCCTCATCAAGGGCTTTACAGGTTGGAGCCGTGCCCATCCCATGGTTTTCACCGGGATCCCCTCCTACTGCTGATGGTAGCCGCTCTGGCCCATTTCCCCAGGGATCCCCCATATCTTGAGGAGCGCCACTAGCTCTGTTGCGGCTGGCAGTGGGGGCAAAAGTGAGCCGACCGACCTGCCAGCTTCATCCGCTGAATTGGGGTGCCACAGAGGCGACAGGGATCCCCTTCCCGACCGTACACCCACGCTTGCCCTTGATAGTTGCCGTTGAGCCCACGCAGATCCCGGTAATCCCGCAAGGTGGTGCCCCGCTGCTCCAGCCCGGCCCGTAACACCTCGATCAAAGCTTCTCGCAGGCGTGCCTTGGCCACATCCGAAAGCTGAACTGCTGGCGTCAAAGGGTGAATGCCGCTCAGAAACAGGGCTTCGTCGGCGTAAATGTTGCCCACCCCGGCTACCAGCGATTGATCCAGCAGCGCGGCTTTAATAAGACGGCGGCTCTTCTGCAGGGCAGCCTGGAAATAGGCCTCAGAAAAAGCTGGCGAAAAGGGCTCCGGCCCCAAAGTCTGCAGGGTGGGGATCACCGCCTCCAGCTCAACACCGGCAGGCACCAGCCACATCTGGCCAAAGGTGCGCTGATCCACAAAGCGCAAGTCCCACCCTTCCTCGAAGGCCAAACGAACACGAGTGTGAGCTGATAAAGGGGTGGATCCCTGCACCCAGAGCAACTGCCCGGTCATGCGCAGATGCACGCCCAGAACAGCTCTCGAATCCAGGGATCCCAGGAGATACTTTCCTCGCCGCTGCCACTGGGTAAAACGGGTGCCAATCAAGCTCCGCCCAAACATCTCCCCTGCAGGGTAGGCAATGGTGCGGGCCAGGAGCACCTCCACCGCAAGTATCCGCGGCCCCAAGGTGAGGCGTTGCAAATCTTGCCGAACTGTTTCAACTTCCGGCAGTTCAGGCACAGAACGACTTGCTCAAGAACACAGTCCCCGGCATCAGAACTTTGGCTTAGCTGGCCGCAGCTTTGGCCTTGGCTTTGGGAGCTTCCAACACTTCCAGTTCATCTTCGCGGAAGTTGTTGGTGTTGATGTTGTAGTAGTTGATCTTGTCAAAGCGGACGATCACCGGGTAGAGAATGCCGCTGGTATCCACCGCCGCAACCGTTCCCACATCCCGGTACCAGTAGGATTCTTTCCGCAGCACACGGACTTTGGCACCACGCTGAATTGCCATGAGGGTTATCTCCATTGACCTGAACTCAGATTACCCTAGTCCGTGAGAAGGCTGCGATTTCCGAATTTTTGTAACAGGGATCCGCTTTTGTCTGGCTGGGTTTTCGGGGCCGACAGCAGATGAACCGTCGCACCTGTGGAGCCTGGCTATTGGGTTCTGCTTTGACCTGGGGCTTGCAGGGGAAATCTGCAGGGCTGCCCCATCCGAGCGATTTTGCCGCCGTCCTCAACCTGAACACCGGTCGTTTAACAAGGGTTTGGCAGCCGGAGCAGGCTTCCAGAATCAGGGCCAGCCCTGGCTCAACCGTCAAATGCGCCGTTGCCGCCGCTGCTCTGCAGACTGGGATCAGCTCTGGGGAGCGCTTGATCCACTGTCCGGGTTGGTGGGATCCGCCGCCGCAACTGGGGTTGGGCCGCCTACCCTGCTGGGATCCCCGCGGACATGGAACCTTGAACTTGCGCCAAGCCCTGGCCCACTCTTGCAACGTGCATTTTTACCAGTTGGGCTGGGAGCTGGGGGCCAATACCCTGGTGGAGTGGCTGCGGCGCTTCGGCCTAGAGAGTGCGCAGAATACGGCTCCGGCTCCGCTCTTGGCGACCGGTCTGGCTGGGCCGGTGGATCCCTGGGAGCTGTTGGTTTATGGGGGCGTGATTGCCCGCCGAGGTGTACCCCTTTCTGGCGAGGTCTCTCTGCCCGCTTTCTCTTTACCGGAGTGGATTTGGGAGGCTCTCCATGCTGGCATGAGCCTGGCGGCAACAGCGGGCACCTGTCGCGGCATTGCCCCAGAAGGGATCCCAGTGGCAGCCAAGTCTGGCACCATCCTCAATCCTCAACGACGAGGACGACCAATTCTCTGGGCAGAAGATTTTCAAGCCTGGTTGCTGGCCTTTTGGCCCCTGCCGGATCCCAACTGGACGCTGGTGCTGCACCTGCATCAGGGCAAAGCCTATGAGGCGGCCATTCCCCTGGCGCGGCAGATCATCGCCGCCATCGGCAGCGGGTGACCACCTTGCTTGCGATCATGAAGAAATGCAAACTATACTGAAGGTCAAGTGCCGTTCTCGTTTTCGTTCTTTACGGATCCCACTCTCTGTCGTTCCCATTTACCCTGGAGGTTCTCATGTCTAATCCCAATTTGTCTGAGCCCAAGTTTGGCTTTAACGAGTATGCCGAGCGCCTCAACGGTCGGGCTGCCATGATTGGCTTTGTGTTGGCCATTGTCATCGAAGCGGTGACGGGCCA
Proteins encoded in this region:
- a CDS encoding response regulator transcription factor encodes the protein MTSPVRVLIADDHPLFRLGLKFALQAQGFEVVAEAETGSQAVQYCRSCPIDVAILDVRMPDGDGIAACQQITELGLPVVVVMMTTFQEPGLIEAARRAGAKGYLSKETDPAELARVIRQILSNPERDWLPARQELPKLTPRELCVLQLMKEGLANKQIARRLGLSIETVKEYASTAYRKLDASDRVTALLKAQQLGIL
- a CDS encoding pentapeptide repeat-containing protein produces the protein MGWARLQPVKPLMRGSRLWSGALLALGIPTAAAFAQLELDAQLGRSQIVFPSKDCPACNLTGAELPGADLSGANLKEAILRQANLQAADLSQAILNLADLRGANLSGSAQAGAFLWEADLAQANLQQTDLTGANLQVANLSGADLRRAILTRADLTGAKLHNADLRGADLRGAFLEGADLTGALYNAQTRLDPTFDPQARGMVLVKP
- a CDS encoding DNA-formamidopyrimidine glycosylase, coding for MPELPEVETVRQDLQRLTLGPRILAVEVLLARTIAYPAGEMFGRSLIGTRFTQWQRRGKYLLGSLDSRAVLGVHLRMTGQLLWVQGSTPLSAHTRVRLAFEEGWDLRFVDQRTFGQMWLVPAGVELEAVIPTLQTLGPEPFSPAFSEAYFQAALQKSRRLIKAALLDQSLVAGVGNIYADEALFLSGIHPLTPAVQLSDVAKARLREALIEVLRAGLEQRGTTLRDYRDLRGLNGNYQGQAWVYGREGDPCRLCGTPIQRMKLAGRSAHFCPHCQPQQS
- a CDS encoding photosystem I reaction center subunit IV, whose amino-acid sequence is MAIQRGAKVRVLRKESYWYRDVGTVAAVDTSGILYPVIVRFDKINYYNINTNNFREDELEVLEAPKAKAKAAAS
- a CDS encoding penicillin-binding transpeptidase domain-containing protein; protein product: MNRRTCGAWLLGSALTWGLQGKSAGLPHPSDFAAVLNLNTGRLTRVWQPEQASRIRASPGSTVKCAVAAAALQTGISSGERLIHCPGWWDPPPQLGLGRLPCWDPRGHGTLNLRQALAHSCNVHFYQLGWELGANTLVEWLRRFGLESAQNTAPAPLLATGLAGPVDPWELLVYGGVIARRGVPLSGEVSLPAFSLPEWIWEALHAGMSLAATAGTCRGIAPEGIPVAAKSGTILNPQRRGRPILWAEDFQAWLLAFWPLPDPNWTLVLHLHQGKAYEAAIPLARQIIAAIGSG
- a CDS encoding chlorophyll a/b-binding protein; this translates as MSNPNLSEPKFGFNEYAERLNGRAAMIGFVLAIVIEAVTGQGVASWLGLI